The Pristiophorus japonicus isolate sPriJap1 chromosome 8, sPriJap1.hap1, whole genome shotgun sequence genomic sequence tttctccctttttaaacaaaggtaccacgttcgcagtcctctagcaccacacctgtagccagagaggattggaaactgatggtcagagcctctgctatttcctcttgcttctcttaacagcctgggatacattccatccgggcctggggatttatccattttcaaagctgcaaaaccccttaatacttcctctctcactttgtttatttcatctaatatttcacaatcctcccccctgattgcaatgtctgtccctctcttttgtgaaaacagatgcaaagtattcattaagaaccatacctacatcttctgcctccacacccagattacctttaaggtctctaataggccctactcttttagttatcctcttgctcttaatgtatttatgaaacatctttggcttttctttgattttacttgccaacattctttcatgctctctctttgctttcctaatttcctttttaatttcacccctgcactttctatactctatagtatttagcccttggaaactgtcataagcctccctttttttctttatcctaccctgtatgtctcttGACACCCAAGGGGGCTCtacatttgttagtcccaccctttttctttaagggaacatacttgctttgaaccctctggatcttctccttgaatgcctcccactgctctgacactgatttacctttaagtagctgtttccaatccactatggccaaatcgccTCTCAGCTTATCaacattggcttttccccaattgagaacttttattcctggtctatgttTGTCCTTTTTGCATAACTATCccaaatctaattgaattatgatcactagcaccaaaatgctctcccactgttaCCACTGATCTCAGCCACAGTGGCAGTGGGTGCACTGCAATTGGCTTCTGTATCCCTGGGATTAAGGATTGAAAGAATTAACCAAAGCTTCTCGCTCTTGATGCTATCCAGTGACACCTGCTGGAAAACATGAGTGAATGGATGTCAGATGAGGAAAAGATCACCCATTGTCAAGTAGCCTGCTAATGCTTGGTGTCTAGGTCACATATGAAGAACGCTTACTTGTGAGATACTGGTGGAGTGCTGACACTTGTAAATCAGTATCGTGTGAATCTTTGAGGCTGGCAAGGTGTAAATATTGGGACAGATCTTGAGATACTTAAGTGTACTTTGAAATAAAGTTATCTTAACTTATGTAAACCTTACCAGTGAGGCTAgatgtagaatgttgtgtgaacTATTGGGCACTTTGACATTGGTGTCTCCTTTCAATTGAGGAAAATAATGTGTAGACCTGCAAATGATAGGCTCATTATTTCCAATGCCTAGATAATGTAATAAGGCAGTTGAATAAATAGCCAGTACAGTAGAAGTTATACTTTTCAGTGCACTGGTTGATACACACTTCTATttatttcttcccccccccatattCTCCTATCTATTCTACTGAAGCAAGGTACAATTCCACTGTCCTATCCTGGCCTAGTGGTGAGCATAGACAGTGAGTTGGCTATTCATCTGTGGGAGTATTGCAGCTGAACTCAATCCAGTCCTTGTCTGATTTTCGGATAAGTCCTCATTCCAGCAGGGCTTACCAGTTAGCAGTCATGAACAGGAAGTCTTTTTTTCTTCCAGCCCTAACTCATGGGTTCTGGGGTCAATTATAACACCATCAGAATTAGCTAACAGCACAGACTAGGGATTGAACCAGGGATTTTCATGGCCAAATGGCTCACCACCATACCCTCTGGTGCATTTACAacagcaactttcatttatatactttaacatagtaaaacgtcccaagatgcttcataggagcgttatcaaacaaaatttgacaccgagccacgtaaagagatattaggacaggtggtccaaaagcttggtcaaagaggtaggtttcaaggagtgtcttaaagaaggcgagagagggagagaattctaGACCTTGGGACCTAAGcatctgaaggcacagccgccaatactGGAGCAATTTAAAATCGTGGATGCGCAAGAGTTTAGAATTGGAtgtgcgcagagatctcagggttgtagggctggaggaggttacagagatgggaagggtcGAGACCGTGAGGGATTTAAAaacgagggtgagaattttaaaatcgaggcgttgtccgACCGGCCACAAAGGCTGCTAATGTTTCATCTTTTTATTCTAGTTACAATCTAAATTGATAATCCGTATGTTGGGGCCCCAACAAGTGTATTATAAAGCCTTGGTATAGGAACTATTGTGTTCATTTCTGTTTACCACAAAAACATATACATGCATTGGCAAGGGTGTGGAGAAAAGCAACAGACTGATCTCGGTTATAAAGGGGATGATCTATAAAGAAATATTAAAATATTTGCTGTAGGGTTTAGAAAGATGGTAGTTACGAAGAAACCTCATCAAGgtatataaaatattaaatggaTAACTGGCACAAAACCTGAATCTTGCTTCAAATTAAACTAGGGCCGTAGTATTAGAGGTCATAACCTTAATTTGGCTTGGCCTGAATTTAAAACCGATATTGGGAAGGTTTTCTTTACTCCTGTGTGTTTTGtgtctttcagcaatttccagatcAAATAGTTGGGTTTGTCCCTCGGAAGCACGTCACAACCTCCTCGGGAATTTACAGCTATGGCAGTTTTGAGCTCCAGAACGCGGCCGGTGGAAGTGGTGACCACTACTCCATGGTGTTGATTGGAGCTGCATTTTTCCATGCCAGTTACCTTGAGAAGTTTAAAGTCCAACTCCCAGCTGTCCACAGTTTAATAGACAAGACCCAGAACTGTGATGACATCGCCATGAATTTTATTGTTGCAAAGTACACCGGGAAGCCATCAGGAGTGTTTGTGAAGCCGGTGGACATGAGGAATCTAGAAAAAGATTCCAACAGTGGCTTCAATGGGATGTGGCACCGGGCAGAGCACCTGCTTCAAAGATCCTGGTGTCTCAATCAGCTGGCTGCTATCTATGGCAGCATGCCTCTGAAATATTCCAACATCATGATCTCACAGTTTGGGTTTCCTAACTATGCAAATCACAAAACAAAAAGCTGAAGAATGGTCTTGACAGCTGCTGGTGCATCAACTGTCATTACAGACTTTATATAAAGAGGTGGAGATTGGACACAGAGATTGATCTTTGATTTTTGGAAGCAGTGGTGCTTTTCCTCTGCCTGTCCAGCAGAAGGAGATGCAGTAGGAATTAATCTTttgtttccactgttcactgtgCAGGTGCCATTAATGGGGCATTATTGATGTCAAGTGTTGCTATTTTTAGATTTTACAACTGCTGTAAGCCGTCCTGTAACAGCCTGCAATTCTGCAGAAGCTTTATTGTGAGCGGGTACTGCTTTTTGTTTAATTGTCTTTACTGTTTCTGCCTGTCCGAGAGGCTGTCGTGTCTTAGAGCAGCTAGTGACTGGAGTAGCCAAGTTTTAGACTGTTGAGTCTGTTACAATATCTTCAGCGCCTTTACAAGTGATTAATGGTGTACTCTACCCACTTTTAAAGCATGTTGGAAAGGTTATGCCTGCATCGCTGCTTCTGTGAATCTGCTTTATTTCACTCCTGTttgtattaaaaaaaaatattactgTTGACTTTAATTTGATGTGCTTGTACATTCTCAGGATGCTATGATATATGTTTAGTGAATTAATAAATCTCACTAACTGTAAACACAGGATATTCCCCTCTCTCATCATACCTGCCAGCTTCATGCTGTTTGGGAAGAGGGAGAAAATACTGTCTGTGTTTGAAATGAACTTCTATTCTTTCTCCTCCGTCTCTCCTGAAGTTTCCTATCTATTGTCCCGAGTTACCTGCTCCCAGCTCGGTTCCAGTACTGCTCTGGTAAAGCTGCTGATACTTGGGAGAAACTATAATGCTTtggataatttttgtaaaatgtttctttttatgtttctatagcaggaagggggtactgaagtttcatgttcagccatgaactcattgaatggcggtgcaggctagaagggctcaatggcctgctcctgcacctattttctatgtttctatgtactctttaattttttattttattttcaccCCTCTCTATCTGTACTGCTGAAAGCAAATATTTGATGTTGGGGTGGAGTTTCACTGATGCTAGTCACTCTCCTATTCTGGCCCAGTGGCCACTCTTCATGTGTTACAATTACTTGGTTATTCAGCTGTGAGCGTTTTGCAGTAGAGTTCAATTTTGTCTCTGCTTGACCTTTACATGTGTGCACTCTCTCTAGCAAAAGTTATCATGCAGCAATCAGGAGCTGGAAGCATAGCTGATATTTTAAccaccccctccctaactctggttctgaggccaattgtagcaacaTTAAGAGATCAGGTAACTCCTGTGGTGCATTTACTCATCAAGGGAGATAATGTAATTTATTCTAGTTACAATTAAACTGGTGCTTGAAATATTGAGCAGCAGTATAATTGGGAATTATACAATGGAGTGAGGCATTCACTGCCCTGACTGCTTGTATCTTGACAAGATCACTTGCTCACTGGTTAAATTGGAAGCATTTTATGTCTCATTACCT encodes the following:
- the extl2 gene encoding exostosin-like 2 isoform X2 — protein: MRFTRRLFGGGTLPSYLVMAVLIVFIVGAALTALLPKVVETGAAVVRREQDDQKTDVQNSFTIIMQSYNRTDLLLKLLNHYQAIPNLHKIIVVWNSVGIKAPKELWDSLGPHPIPVIFKEQTVNRMRNRLEPFPELETKAVLMLDDDILISAYDLDFAYSVWQQFPDQIVGFVPRKHVTTSSGIYSYGSFELQNAAGGSGDHYSMVLIGAAFFHASYLEKFKVQLPAVHSLIDKTQNCDDIAMNFIVAKYTGKPSGVFVKPVDMRNLEKDSNSGFNGMWHRAEHLLQRSWCLNQLAAIYGSMPLKYSNIMISQFGFPNYANHKTKS
- the extl2 gene encoding exostosin-like 2 isoform X3; the encoded protein is MAVLIVFIVGAALTALLPKVVETGAAVVRREQDDQKTDVQNSFTIIMQSYNRTDLLLKLLNHYQAIPNLHKIIVVWNSVGIKAPKELWDSLGPHPIPVIFKEQTVNRMRNRLEPFPELETKAVLMLDDDILISAYDLDFAYSVWQQFPDQIVGFVPRKHVTTSSGIYSYGSFELQNAAGGSGDHYSMVLIGAAFFHASYLEKFKVQLPAVHSLIDKTQNCDDIAMNFIVAKYTGKPSGVFVKPVDMRNLEKDSNSGFNGMWHRAEHLLQRSWCLNQLAAIYGSMPLKYSNIMISQFGFPNYANHKTKS